Genomic DNA from Deltaproteobacteria bacterium:
CCTCCGAGTGATTCAAGAAATGGATAGAATGGGGCAGGTAATATAAATTCAACTGTATACTTATTAATTTTTTCAACTTTTATCTGCTTACCCTTGATAGTAAAAATATCTCCGTATGATGATAATACATCCGGAGAGTATATAACCTTGAAAGTAAATACGACATCATCCGCTGTTAACGGCTTACCATTGCTAAAATATAAATTATGCTTCAAATTCATCGTTATAATTCTTTTATCACTGCTTATGGTCCATGAACTTGCGAGCTGCGGCTCAACCCGCAAGGTAAAAGGATTTAATCTTGTTAATCCAATAAAAACAGGGTCAAGCACATCGGTTGAGCTTGTTTCATTTGCAACAATAGGATTAAATGTTTTTGGATCAGAGATAACCGCTGTCACAAGCATATTTTTTGGCAGGCTGCTGTACTTTCTAAAATTACAGCCGCCAAGTAAAGCAAGTAATATAAGTATATTAGCAAAAACTCTTTTCATTCATCACCCGTGTCTGTTTTTACTTTCTTCTAATTGATTGTCTATGGTTTTGACAATCCTTTTATGATTTTTTTGATTACACGCTAATTTAAAGCTATTCATGAATTTTATAAGATACAATAAGAATAAGGGTGTTACAATAAAAGATTTTAAAAAATGCTCATGCACTATGGATTCATGGTAGGTAATTGTTGTAGATCATGATGAGTATTTTTATGATAAAAGTACAATTTATTACCACTGTGGCGCATGCGCTGAGGATTTTACAATAGTAGATTTCTATACACAAAGATACTTTATTTTAATAAGAATTATCGCTGGGATGACTGAATCATCTTGTGAATAGAGCTTGCCGTTGACTTTGGAGTGATTTAAATGCATGTATTCAAACAGGACAGACAAGCCTTTCCCCTACAATAAAATACCGATATTCAAGTCCTGCCGTTAGTAAGGGGCGGGCCCATGCGTCTGCGCTAAATGAAAAAGGCAAACACATGGGTCCGCAATTATTAAAAGCCTCTATTCTATGGCAGGAAACTGGTTATTGCCTGTCCTATACGCTGTATTAAATAGTTAAGTTCGAGCAGGCTTGGATTATGCTCAGTACCTGATGCACTGCAAGTAGCCGATACATTGATTCCACCAGCGTTAGGGGTACATGTAGCTGTCGTATACAGGACTTTCCCAAGTGTTGGATCAATAAATGGTATATAGGGCATGCTGCCGCCAATACCATCAGGCGGTATCGGACCTATTGTTGAACCTGTAACAACAGGATTTGGTATACCATTTCCATTAGGACCAAGAAAATGCGGCACATCTGTAATAGTTGCTGTTTTGGGGCAGTAAAACAAGCTTATCTGGCTTGAGCTACATTCGTACTCAAGTATAATGGTAGTTACAATCGGAGCATTCGGGTCGGTTGATGCTGTAAATATATCGCCTGTTATCGTTGTTCCTGAGTAACCGGGCACAACCCACGCAGGAAAAACAGAACGCAAAGAGAACGGATTTTTAAAATACTGGTTAAGATCCAATTCTATATTTCCGGGTATCAAGGATGTCAATATGCCTGTAAGCGTATCAACAGAAAGAAACTTCAATAATTGCTGTATTTCACTCTTCGAAGACGCGCTTAAACTTGCCAACGCCTCATTAAGAATGCCCTGAACAAGCCCTGATTGCAGTAATGTAACAACAACCATTGAAAGCACAGGTGCAATATCAGTATCGAATGTTACAGGCTGTGCATTGGGAGCCCCGTTTATATCATTCTCCACCTGTTGTGCTATCTCTGTTATCGGGCCTCCGGCAGATGAACTAATGGGTATTTGTACGGAGCCCGTAGAATATCCATTTGCTGTTATGGATTTTATATGTAAATAAAGATACTGCGCATTATTGTTAACACCATAGGTGATTACGTTGTTTGATTCATCATGCGGCGGTTTCATAATAAAATTAACCCCGTCTATCAACTGCTGCAATGCTGTTGAAAATGCAAGCTGTGCTGCCTGAATATTTTGCATTCCATCCGCAGGTTCTATTGTCAATGCATCAGGACTTGAAACCATTACAAAACCTAACAGCTCCATGATAGTATCTATGTTTACATTGCTTAATCTGCCCGGAGCCGTTACATAGGACAAGATAGGGCCTAATTGAATATCCATATTAACCGACATCAATAGATCCAATGCACCGTCCAAACCATTTAGAACTGCATCAAGATAATAAACTTCTTCCATGTCATACGTACCGCCAAAATCACCGATCGGATAGAGATTTGCGATTGAGATTGGAAACGAATTTATCTGAAATGTAAAATTCTTATCGCCGCTCTTGATAATGGCATCAAGATAACCCTTTGCCTGATAAACATAAATCATTAAAGCCTGATAGAGTATACTGCCTATAAGCTGGTTTATAGCTGTTGTTCCTTGATAATTGTACTCAGGCATCAATACAGGTGAACTACTGTTAAACACCGAAAAACCGAATGTTGTTAAAAGCGATGAAAGGGTATTAACAAGGACGTCTACCTGATTTAACAGAATGGCCGTTGCAGCCCCAAACCTTGCCTGATTGTTGTTTTGATCATAACTTGTAAGTACCGTTTCAAAGCTTGTTGCTGCATCCGTATATTGATGATTCGTTAACTGCACCTTACCCTGCGCTATAAGGCTGTCTATCTTTTGCTGAGTCGCATTCTGTGACGGACTACAGCTATTGACAAAGAAAACTGCTGCCAGTGATGCCGCTATTAAAATCATTTTCCTGTACATAATCTATCCCCCCTTAATGTTTTATATTTTTACCTATGTACTCTTTTATCGCCGTAATCATCTTCTGTCCTGCTTCCACAAATTCAAGTCCTACACCCTGAATGGCACGCCCGTCCGTTTCTTCTTTGAATGTTCTCATAACCCGCGCCTTGCATTTATGGGTTTCCGCTTTCCCGTTTACATTAAGGATAAGACTTATGGGTAACACGGTGTTAAGCGAAATCATATCGTTTGTTATTATCGAGACACCTGAATAACTCATGTCTTTTGTAAAAGCTGAGATAAGTTTATCCTTGTGTTCATATTTAACCTCTATTGTTATGTTATATCTGTCTTCTTTTCTTATCTTTATATTTACAAATTTCTTAATCTCTTCAAGAAATGAGGACTCATTAATAGGTTTTCTTACAAAATCATCACACCCTGCTTTAAGAGCCTCTGCTTTCCTATCCGTTGAGGTAACCATTACAACCGGGAGTTTCTTTAGTGATGGATCACTCTTGATTATCCTGCAGCACTCAATGCCATTCATCCTCGGCATCTCAAGGTCAAGCAATACTATATCAGGCTTCTCAATCTTTGCCAATTTTAATGCCTCCGCACCGTCCTTGGCTGTTATGATTTTACATTCTGCTCTTTTAAGAAATGAAACCTCAAGGTCAAGAAAGTTCCTCATATCGTCTACCAAAAGAATCTTTAACATATTTACCCCCTTATGCTTGCTTACTCATATAAAAAATATTATAACTTGTCAAATATTTATAGGAGTTTGTTAAATTATACTGATACGAATAGACGCGTTGGGCGTCTTAGTATGAGTAGTATAAAACGATGGATAATCCCGGCAAAAATAAAAAAACAAAGATACTTAGAATCATAGCAAGGCTCAACATAGGTGGCCCTGCAATACATACAATCCTTTTAACCCGCTATCTTGACAATCAATTTGAAACAAAACTCGTTGCAGGTAATGTATCTGAAGGTGAAAAAAGTATGGATTACCTTGCAGACGAACTTGAGGTAAAACCTATCTATATAGAAAAAATGAAAAGGAAAATTTCACTTTTAAATGATATGTCCGCCCTTTTCTCCATTTATACGATTGTCGGAAAGTATAAACCCGATATCGTGCATACACATACTGCAAAAGCAGGAGCAATAGGTAGAACAGCCGTGATTATATATAATCTGACTCATCTGCGATTTGGAGAAGAAAGAATAAGGCTTGTACATACTTTTCATGGCCATGTATTTGATAAATACTTTGGCACATTCAAAACATCTGTTTTTATCCGTATAGAAAGAATATTAGCCGTGTTTACGGATAATATCATAGCAGTAAGTGACAGGTTAAAACATGAACTTGTAAATAAATATAAAATAGCATCTGATCTTAAAATAAAAGTCATCTATAACGGCTATAATCTCGAACCGTTCCTGAGCATCGAAAAGAAATCTGGCGTGTTAAGAGAGCAAATATCTGCAAATTCAGACGAATTGATCATCTCTACCGTTGGAAGACTTGTACCCGTAAAGGGGCATGAATATCTAATAAAGGCACTTAGCAAAATAGATATTCCCTCAAGGCTTGTTATCGTGGGAGACGGCATATTGAGGGATGAGCTTGAAGCACTGGTAAACAAATATGGATTAAATACAAGGGTGCATTTCCTCGGTTATCAAAAGTATTTACAGAACATCTATGCAGGAACGGACATTTTTGTATTAAGCTCATTAAACGAGGGTGCTCCTGTCGCAATTATCGAAGCACTCGCATCCGCAAGGCCTGTAATTGCAACCGATGTCGGTGGCGTGAGAGATATTATAGGCAATATCAAACAATCCATTTCACCGGATACACATGTATGTGAGAGGGGAATGCTTATAGCCCCATCAAAAACTGGCAGCATAATAAAAGCTATTCAATATCTTGTAAATAATACCGGAACAGGGTATATGATGGGATTAAACGGAAGAAGATTTGTAGAAAATAATTTTAACATAAAAAGACTTTTGCATAACATGACTTTGCTTTATAGTGGAGTATTAAAA
This window encodes:
- a CDS encoding glycosyltransferase, which produces MDNPGKNKKTKILRIIARLNIGGPAIHTILLTRYLDNQFETKLVAGNVSEGEKSMDYLADELEVKPIYIEKMKRKISLLNDMSALFSIYTIVGKYKPDIVHTHTAKAGAIGRTAVIIYNLTHLRFGEERIRLVHTFHGHVFDKYFGTFKTSVFIRIERILAVFTDNIIAVSDRLKHELVNKYKIASDLKIKVIYNGYNLEPFLSIEKKSGVLREQISANSDELIISTVGRLVPVKGHEYLIKALSKIDIPSRLVIVGDGILRDELEALVNKYGLNTRVHFLGYQKYLQNIYAGTDIFVLSSLNEGAPVAIIEALASARPVIATDVGGVRDIIGNIKQSISPDTHVCERGMLIAPSKTGSIIKAIQYLVNNTGTGYMMGLNGRRFVENNFNIKRLLHNMTLLYSGVLK
- a CDS encoding response regulator translates to MLKILLVDDMRNFLDLEVSFLKRAECKIITAKDGAEALKLAKIEKPDIVLLDLEMPRMNGIECCRIIKSDPSLKKLPVVMVTSTDRKAEALKAGCDDFVRKPINESSFLEEIKKFVNIKIRKEDRYNITIEVKYEHKDKLISAFTKDMSYSGVSIITNDMISLNTVLPISLILNVNGKAETHKCKARVMRTFKEETDGRAIQGVGLEFVEAGQKMITAIKEYIGKNIKH